A part of Solibacillus sp. FSL H8-0538 genomic DNA contains:
- the thiW gene encoding energy coupling factor transporter S component ThiW, whose amino-acid sequence MNKTKKMTYTAIISAIVAVNSTIVYIPLGFAKIFPVQHLANVLTAVIVGPYYAVIQALLASTVRNIMGTGSLFAFPGSMLGALLAGFVYSKTKNTMATAIGEVIGTGILGAMATYPIATLVLGQEATLFGLVPAFVVSSFAGAALAFFLLKVLERNHVLQKVIG is encoded by the coding sequence TTGAACAAAACAAAAAAAATGACTTATACTGCAATTATTAGTGCAATTGTAGCTGTGAATAGTACGATTGTCTATATTCCACTTGGATTTGCGAAAATATTTCCTGTGCAGCATTTAGCTAATGTTTTAACTGCAGTTATCGTTGGACCTTATTATGCGGTTATTCAAGCATTATTAGCTTCTACTGTAAGAAATATTATGGGAACGGGCAGCTTGTTTGCCTTCCCAGGAAGTATGCTTGGAGCGTTATTGGCTGGTTTTGTTTATTCAAAAACAAAAAATACAATGGCAACAGCAATCGGTGAAGTTATTGGTACAGGTATTCTAGGAGCAATGGCAACATATCCAATTGCCACACTTGTTTTGGGGCAAGAGGCAACACTATTTGGATTAGTACCAGCATTTGTAGTAAGTTCGTTTGCTGGAGCTGCGTTAGCTTTCTTCTTATTGAAAGTATTAGAACGTAATCATGTTTTACAAAAGGTTATAGGATGA
- the tsaD gene encoding tRNA (adenosine(37)-N6)-threonylcarbamoyltransferase complex transferase subunit TsaD, producing the protein MMDKYILAIETSCDETAAAIIKNGTEIISNVVSSQIESHKRFGGVVPEIASRHHVEQITIVIEEALQQANMTPQHLDAVAVTEGPGLVGALLIGINAAKAFAFVNGLPLVGVHHIAGHIYANTLVQPMEFPLLALVVSGGHTELVLMREHGSFEVIGETRDDAAGEAYDKVARVLNMPYPGGPHIDRLAHESDVAVPFPRVWLEEGSYDFSFSGLKSAVINYKHNMDQRGEEIIPEHVAKGFQDSVVEVLTAKTLRAAREYGVKQVIAAGGVSANKGLRTSLEATFAEEGIPFYVPPLKLCTDNAAMIGAAGSFMFEAGARGNLKMNGRPGMELMSWV; encoded by the coding sequence ATGATGGATAAATATATATTAGCAATCGAAACAAGCTGTGATGAAACGGCTGCAGCGATTATTAAAAACGGTACAGAAATTATCTCGAATGTTGTGTCATCGCAAATTGAAAGTCATAAACGTTTTGGTGGGGTTGTACCAGAAATTGCATCGCGTCATCATGTCGAACAAATTACGATCGTTATTGAAGAGGCGTTACAACAAGCGAACATGACGCCACAACATTTAGATGCAGTAGCAGTTACAGAAGGTCCTGGACTAGTAGGGGCACTACTGATTGGCATTAACGCGGCGAAAGCATTTGCCTTTGTAAACGGCTTGCCACTTGTTGGTGTGCATCACATCGCTGGCCATATTTATGCGAACACACTAGTGCAGCCAATGGAGTTCCCGTTACTTGCACTTGTCGTATCAGGTGGGCATACAGAACTTGTGTTAATGCGTGAGCACGGTAGCTTTGAAGTAATCGGAGAAACACGTGATGATGCAGCGGGTGAGGCGTATGATAAGGTTGCGCGCGTACTTAACATGCCGTACCCGGGTGGCCCGCATATTGATCGTCTTGCACATGAGTCAGACGTAGCGGTACCATTCCCACGCGTGTGGTTAGAGGAAGGCTCGTACGATTTCAGCTTCAGCGGCTTAAAATCTGCCGTTATAAATTACAAACATAATATGGATCAACGTGGTGAGGAAATTATTCCGGAACATGTTGCAAAAGGATTCCAGGATAGTGTTGTAGAAGTATTAACAGCAAAAACATTGCGTGCAGCTCGTGAATATGGTGTAAAGCAGGTGATTGCAGCAGGAGGTGTATCGGCGAATAAAGGCTTGCGTACGTCATTAGAAGCAACATTTGCAGAAGAAGGTATTCCGTTCTATGTACCACCATTAAAGCTTTGTACAGACAATGCGGCAATGATTGGTGCAGCTGGGTCATTTATGTTCGAAGCTGGTGCACGGGGCAATTTAAAAATGAATGGTCGACCTGGCATGGAGTTAATGAGCTGGGTCTAG
- the tsaE gene encoding tRNA (adenosine(37)-N6)-threonylcarbamoyltransferase complex ATPase subunit type 1 TsaE, translating to MKVFEKNIHSLEETQRLAHDLAELLEAQHTITLEGDLGAGKTTFTQALAKGLGIKRTVNSPTFTIMKQYEGRLPLNHLDVYRLADSDEDLGWDEIFFADAVTVVEWAHLIEEDLPKDRLAIEITRIDDNARKFVFKPMGATYVQLCEELLK from the coding sequence ATGAAGGTATTTGAGAAAAATATACACTCGTTAGAAGAGACACAACGCCTTGCTCATGATTTAGCGGAGCTGTTAGAGGCGCAACATACAATTACACTTGAAGGGGATCTTGGTGCTGGCAAAACGACATTTACGCAAGCATTAGCAAAAGGTCTTGGCATTAAACGTACGGTGAATAGCCCAACATTTACGATTATGAAACAATATGAGGGGCGATTACCTCTTAACCATTTAGACGTCTACCGCCTAGCAGATAGCGACGAGGATTTAGGTTGGGATGAGATTTTCTTCGCAGATGCAGTGACAGTTGTAGAGTGGGCACATTTAATTGAAGAAGATTTACCGAAGGACCGTTTAGCAATCGAAATTACACGAATTGATGACAATGCTCGGAAATTTGTATTTAAACCAATGGGCGCAACATATGTCCAGCTGTGTGAGGAGTTATTAAAATGA
- the rimI gene encoding ribosomal protein S18-alanine N-acetyltransferase, with product MIQYRRMTSKDVEAVYEIELATFSTPWTLDSFHYEMRENQFSHYLIAEDVAGNIIGFCGMWLVIDAAQITNVAVVETARGQGIGEGLMREAIRIAHEAHMDVMSLEVRVTNTVAQNLYRKLGFLDGGIRKGYYTDNQEDALVMWVNL from the coding sequence ATGATCCAGTACCGAAGAATGACGTCAAAGGATGTTGAAGCAGTGTATGAAATAGAGCTAGCAACGTTTTCGACACCGTGGACGCTCGATTCGTTTCATTATGAGATGCGAGAAAATCAGTTTTCGCATTATTTAATTGCTGAGGACGTGGCAGGCAATATTATCGGCTTTTGCGGAATGTGGCTTGTGATTGATGCGGCACAAATTACGAATGTAGCGGTCGTGGAAACTGCGAGAGGTCAAGGAATTGGTGAAGGGCTCATGCGTGAGGCGATCCGTATAGCTCATGAGGCGCATATGGATGTGATGAGTCTAGAGGTACGCGTTACAAATACGGTCGCACAAAATCTATACCGTAAGCTTGGATTCTTAGATGGTGGAATTCGCAAAGGGTATTACACGGACAATCAAGAGGATGCTCTAGTAATGTGGGTGAATTTATGA
- the tsaB gene encoding tRNA (adenosine(37)-N6)-threonylcarbamoyltransferase complex dimerization subunit type 1 TsaB, protein MIWLGIETANAPLSVALVKDGKVVAEVVQNVKLTHSVGAMSAIDELFDKAFMKPADIDAVAISEGPGSYTGVRIGVTLAKTLAWSLQKPLVGISSLKALAANVRVCNAVICPLFDARRQNVYAAAYKGGSLEVVIEEHHDHIDGLLEKLKALNTPVLFIGTDVELYYDQIVAALGDNMLRAPYTLDLPRAAELIALAEIEELPAVEAVHNFVPQYRRIAEAEANWIKEQKKEQGR, encoded by the coding sequence ATGATTTGGTTAGGAATTGAAACAGCAAATGCACCGCTTTCTGTCGCACTTGTAAAAGACGGAAAAGTAGTTGCTGAGGTTGTACAAAATGTAAAGTTAACGCATTCGGTCGGGGCTATGTCAGCGATTGATGAGCTATTTGACAAAGCATTCATGAAGCCAGCAGATATTGATGCGGTTGCTATATCAGAAGGCCCAGGTTCTTATACAGGCGTACGTATTGGTGTAACACTTGCAAAAACGCTTGCTTGGTCATTACAAAAGCCGCTAGTTGGCATTTCAAGCTTGAAGGCACTTGCTGCCAATGTACGAGTATGTAATGCCGTTATTTGTCCGTTGTTTGATGCGCGCCGACAAAATGTGTATGCGGCTGCTTATAAGGGTGGGTCATTAGAAGTGGTTATTGAGGAGCACCATGACCATATTGATGGATTATTGGAGAAGCTTAAGGCCCTTAATACACCGGTGTTATTTATCGGAACGGACGTAGAACTGTATTATGATCAAATTGTTGCGGCATTAGGGGATAACATGCTACGTGCACCATATACTCTTGATTTACCACGTGCAGCTGAACTTATTGCTTTAGCGGAAATAGAAGAACTACCAGCAGTTGAGGCTGTTCATAACTTTGTACCTCAGTATCGCCGTATTGCAGAGGCCGAGGCGAACTGGATTAAGGAACAGAAGAAGGAGCAAGGCAGATGA